A window of Fundulus heteroclitus isolate FHET01 chromosome 15, MU-UCD_Fhet_4.1, whole genome shotgun sequence contains these coding sequences:
- the ism2b gene encoding isthmin-2 isoform X2 — translation MRGEVARRFQMLLALYCLMLLVSLAGGFPTRRKSFTHKIHGHPVHGGGIQHVSEEQQNQVQSILPEPHSHQRRWSHPQHRSVGVLPQPEPEEETKPFIFDLNNFPDLANADINSQNPNIQMEVEMDLANEKDWLPSSPSSTVDWIGGKKLFWPLFWSYTDSSEENNSRSGTEDTGEEEEEDDYSLDYGSEEPLPSGVGADWDTRWNEGWDPMESYYEKETDEWTPWSPCSVTCGHGERKRTKSCGYSCTLTEASKCDLEPCPGDVNAVVEPFPFEMENGTEPFGTDVDSCEKWLNCKSDFLQRYLQQVLSELPSCPCSYPSEAAYTVVSLYDETRGRPFRWRDASGPKERLDVYKPSARSCIRSALSSDSSTLAAQHCCYNDRGRLITRGKGAGTPNLISTEFSQELHFKVDVLPWILCKGDWSRFHVVRPPNNGLTCPENPHEDVFMNELEEAREY, via the exons ATTCACGGCCATCCAGTTCACGGCGGTGGGATCCAACATGTCTCTgaggagcagcagaaccaggtccagAGCATTCTGCCTGAGCCTCACAGCCACCAGAGGAGGTGGTCTCACCCCCAACACCGCTCCGTCGGTGTCCTTCCACAGCCGGAGCCCGAGGAGGAGACCAAACCTTTTATCTTCGACCTAAACAACTTTCCAGACCTAGCCAACGCCGACATTAACTCTCAGAACCCCAACATTCAG ATGGAGGTCGAGATGGACCTGGCCAATGAGAAGGACTGGCTGccttcctccccctcctccacgGTGGATTGGATCGGAGGCAAGAAGCTCTTCTGGCCCCTCTTTTGGAGCTACACCGATTCCAGCGAGGAAAACAACAGTCGGTCAGGCACGGAGGACActggggaggaagaggaggaagatgacTACTCTCTGGATTATGGAAGCGAAGAGCCCTTACCCAGTGGAGTGGGGGCCGACTGGGATACTCGTTGGAATGAGGGTTGGGATCCCATGGAAAGCTACTATG agaaagagacagatgaATGGACTCCTTGGTCTCCCTGCTCGGTGACGTGTGGACACGGCGAAAGGAAGAGGACTAAATCCTGCGGCTACTCCTGCACGCTGACAGAAGCTTCCAAGTGCGACCTGGAGCCTTGCCCTG GCGACGTTAACGCTGTGGTAGAGCCATTCCCTTTTGAGATGGAGAACGGCACGGAACCTTTTGGAACAG ATGTGGACAGCTGTGAGAAGTGGCTGAACTGCAAGAGCGACTTTCTCCAGCGGTATCTGCAGCAGGTTTTGTCTGAGCTGCCCAGCTGCCCGTGCTCCTACCCGTCTGAGGCGGCGTACACCGTGGTGAGCCTCTACGACGAGACCCGCGGGCGGCCTTTCCGCTGGCGCGACGCCAGCGGCCCGAAGGAGCGGCTGGACGTCTACAAGCCCTCAGCGCGCAGCTGCATTCGCTCGGCGCTTTCCAGCGACTCGTCCACGCTGGCGGCGCAGCACTGTTGCTACAACGACCGCGGGCGCCTGATCACGCGGGGGAAGGGCGCCGGCACGCCCAACCTCATCAGCACCGAGTTCTCGCAAGAGCTGCACTTCAAGGTGGACGTTCTGCCTTGGATCCTGTGCAAAGGGGACTGGAGTCGCTTCCACGTGGTGCGGCCGCCGAACAACGGACTGACCTGTCCGGAAAACCCCCACGAAGATGTGTTTATGAATGAACTTGAAGAGGCCAGAGAGTACTGA
- the ism2b gene encoding isthmin-2 isoform X1 has product MRGEVARRFQMLLALYCLMLLVSLAGGFPTRRKSFTHKIHGHPVHGGGIQHVSEEQQNQVQSILPEPHSHQRRWSHPQHRSVGVLPQPEPEEETKPFIFDLNNFPDLANADINSQNPNIQVTIEVVDDPQMEVEMDLANEKDWLPSSPSSTVDWIGGKKLFWPLFWSYTDSSEENNSRSGTEDTGEEEEEDDYSLDYGSEEPLPSGVGADWDTRWNEGWDPMESYYEKETDEWTPWSPCSVTCGHGERKRTKSCGYSCTLTEASKCDLEPCPGDVNAVVEPFPFEMENGTEPFGTDVDSCEKWLNCKSDFLQRYLQQVLSELPSCPCSYPSEAAYTVVSLYDETRGRPFRWRDASGPKERLDVYKPSARSCIRSALSSDSSTLAAQHCCYNDRGRLITRGKGAGTPNLISTEFSQELHFKVDVLPWILCKGDWSRFHVVRPPNNGLTCPENPHEDVFMNELEEAREY; this is encoded by the exons ATTCACGGCCATCCAGTTCACGGCGGTGGGATCCAACATGTCTCTgaggagcagcagaaccaggtccagAGCATTCTGCCTGAGCCTCACAGCCACCAGAGGAGGTGGTCTCACCCCCAACACCGCTCCGTCGGTGTCCTTCCACAGCCGGAGCCCGAGGAGGAGACCAAACCTTTTATCTTCGACCTAAACAACTTTCCAGACCTAGCCAACGCCGACATTAACTCTCAGAACCCCAACATTCAG GTAACCATAGAAGTTGTTGATGACCCTCAGATGGAGGTCGAGATGGACCTGGCCAATGAGAAGGACTGGCTGccttcctccccctcctccacgGTGGATTGGATCGGAGGCAAGAAGCTCTTCTGGCCCCTCTTTTGGAGCTACACCGATTCCAGCGAGGAAAACAACAGTCGGTCAGGCACGGAGGACActggggaggaagaggaggaagatgacTACTCTCTGGATTATGGAAGCGAAGAGCCCTTACCCAGTGGAGTGGGGGCCGACTGGGATACTCGTTGGAATGAGGGTTGGGATCCCATGGAAAGCTACTATG agaaagagacagatgaATGGACTCCTTGGTCTCCCTGCTCGGTGACGTGTGGACACGGCGAAAGGAAGAGGACTAAATCCTGCGGCTACTCCTGCACGCTGACAGAAGCTTCCAAGTGCGACCTGGAGCCTTGCCCTG GCGACGTTAACGCTGTGGTAGAGCCATTCCCTTTTGAGATGGAGAACGGCACGGAACCTTTTGGAACAG ATGTGGACAGCTGTGAGAAGTGGCTGAACTGCAAGAGCGACTTTCTCCAGCGGTATCTGCAGCAGGTTTTGTCTGAGCTGCCCAGCTGCCCGTGCTCCTACCCGTCTGAGGCGGCGTACACCGTGGTGAGCCTCTACGACGAGACCCGCGGGCGGCCTTTCCGCTGGCGCGACGCCAGCGGCCCGAAGGAGCGGCTGGACGTCTACAAGCCCTCAGCGCGCAGCTGCATTCGCTCGGCGCTTTCCAGCGACTCGTCCACGCTGGCGGCGCAGCACTGTTGCTACAACGACCGCGGGCGCCTGATCACGCGGGGGAAGGGCGCCGGCACGCCCAACCTCATCAGCACCGAGTTCTCGCAAGAGCTGCACTTCAAGGTGGACGTTCTGCCTTGGATCCTGTGCAAAGGGGACTGGAGTCGCTTCCACGTGGTGCGGCCGCCGAACAACGGACTGACCTGTCCGGAAAACCCCCACGAAGATGTGTTTATGAATGAACTTGAAGAGGCCAGAGAGTACTGA